A stretch of the Lonchura striata isolate bLonStr1 chromosome 15, bLonStr1.mat, whole genome shotgun sequence genome encodes the following:
- the LOC110482747 gene encoding LON peptidase N-terminal domain and RING finger protein 1 isoform X1: MSRPSSRGSSPPAESPSGPPLGLDLLRCPCCRLLLWEPVTASCGHSFCKPCLGGSRCPLCQERLELPGIGAARCSVVLCGVLERCVPRQRRLAALAERVRDRLARGDAREALRMAQRGVELALDCSSLRLCRAEALVALGQYPQALQDLDAVCRAEPGEHEAFFRKGKVLLEMGQRAEALLAWEHCLTLSPHFQLAQREMEKIIMEADAPQPCMAAHLGDAHLSSAASQADGGSPVLPSATQAQDQQGEPADGRGGAGSEHRQDTAVLSQPGQEPEPETSAETQGQGLLDNKEETAAAKCTQPCLGESLSISDLECSLCIRMFFEPVTTPCGHTFCKECLERCLDHRPNCPLCKQSLREYLKAGRYSPTVLLQDILLATFPTQLAERRELHRAEMAELSNLTKNIPIFVCTMSFPGIPCPLHVFEPRYRLMIRRCQESGTRRFGMCIYENGKSFADYGCLLEIRQVELLADGRSLVDTIGRQRFRVLSRGHRDGYHTADIEYLEDKKVSGEELQELQCLHESTYRLAQRFCEHGDLTSRHILMQHGPLPEKEEDIQASADGPTWCWWLISILPLDPSYQLSLLSCTSLRARLSQLQRILTALLQQPPPRHLLPQGRV; the protein is encoded by the exons ATGAGCCGCCCCTCCAGCCGCGGCTCCTCTCCGCCCGCGGAGAGCCCGTCCGGGCCGCCGCTCGGGCTGGACCTGCTGCGCTGCCCCTGCTGCCGCCTGCTCCTCTGGGAGCCGGTGACCGCGTCCTGCGGTCACTCCTTCTGCAAGCCGTGCCTCGGCGGGTCCCGCTGCCCGCTGTGCCAGGAGCGGCTGGAGCTGCCGGGCATCGGGGCGGCGCGGTGCAGCGTGGTGCTGTGCGGGGTCCTGGAGCGGTGCGTGccgcggcagcggcggctggCCGCGCTGGCGGAGCGCGTCCGGGACCGCCTCGCCCGCGGGGACGCGCGGGAGGCGCTGCGGATGGCGCAGAGAGGGGTCGAGCTGG CCCTGGACTGCAGCTCCCTGCGGCTGTGCCGGGCAGaggccctggtggccctggggcaGTACCCACAGGCACTGCAGGACCTGGATGCTGTGtgcagggctgagcctggagagCACGAG GCCTTCTTCAGGAAAGGGAAGGTGCTTCTGGAGATGGGGCAGAGAGCTGAAGCCCTGCTGGCGTGGGAGCACTGCCTGACACTCAGTCCCCATTTCCAGCTGGCTCAGAGAGAGATGGAGAAG ATCATCATGGAAGCTGATGCTCCTCAGCCATGCATGGCTGCACACCTGGGTGATGCTCACCTGAGCTCAGCTGCTTCCCAGGCTGATGGAGGGAGCCCAGTGCTCCCATCTGCCACACAAGCTCAG GATCAGCAGGGAGAGCCTGCAGATGGCCGAGGGGGTGCTGGGTCTGAGCACAGGCAGGACACAGCCGTCCTttcccagccaggacaggagccaGAACCGGAGACTTCGGCAGAGACTCAGGGCCAGGGCTTGTTGG ATAACAAggaggaaacagcagcagcaaagtgtACCCAGCCATGCCTTGGAGAGTCACTGAGCATATCTGACTTGGAGTGCTCCCTCTGCATACG GATGTTCTTCGAGCCGGTGACGACGCCCTGTGGCCACACCTTCTGCAAGGAGTGCCTGGAACGCTGCCTGGACCACCGGCCCAACTGCCCCCTCTGCAAACAGAGCCTGAGAGAG TACCTGAAGGCTGGGAGGTACAGCcccacagtgctgctgcaggacatCCTGCTGGCCACCTTCCCCACACAGCTGGCTGAGCGCCGGGAGCTGCACCGGGCGGAGATGGCAGAGCTCTCCAA CCTGACCAAGAACATCCCCATCTTTGTGTGCACGATGTCCTTCCCTGGCATCCCCTGCCCTCTGCACGTCTTTGAGCCTCGCTACCGCCTGATGATCCGGCGGTGCCAGGAGAGCGGCACCAGGAGGTTTGGCATGTGCATATATGAGAACGGGAAAAG cttTGCTGACTACGGCTGCCTGCTGGAGATCCGTCAGGTGGAGCTGCTGGCCGACGGGAGGTCCCTGGTGGACACCATCGGCCGGCAGCGGTTCCGGGTGCTGAGCCGCGGGCACAGGGACGGCTACCACACCGCTGACATCGAGTACCTGGAGGACAAGAAg GTGTctggggaggagctgcaggagctgcagtgcctGCATGAGAGCACCTATCGCCTGGCCCAGCGGTTCTGTGAGCACGGAGACCTCACCTCCAGGCACATTCTGATGCAGCATGGACCACTgccagagaaggaagaggaCATCCAG gcttcGGCAGACGGCCCGACGTGGTGCTGGTGGCTCATCTCCATCCTGCCCCTGGACCCGTCCTACCAGCTGAGCCTGTTGTCCTGCACGTCGCTGCGCGCCCGCCTGTCGCAGCTGCAGCGCATCCTCAcggccctgctgcagcagcccccgCCGCGCCACCTCCTGCCCCAGGGCCGCGTCTga
- the LOC110482747 gene encoding LON peptidase N-terminal domain and RING finger protein 1 isoform X2, giving the protein MSRPSSRGSSPPAESPSGPPLGLDLLRCPCCRLLLWEPVTASCGHSFCKPCLGGSRCPLCQERLELPGIGAARCSVVLCGVLERCVPRQRRLAALAERVRDRLARGDAREALRMAQRGVELALDCSSLRLCRAEALVALGQYPQALQDLDAVCRAEPGEHEAFFRKGKVLLEMGQRAEALLAWEHCLTLSPHFQLAQREMEKIIMEADAPQPCMAAHLGDAHLSSAASQADGGSPVLPSATQAQDQQGEPADGRGGAGSEHRQDTAVLSQPGQEPEPETSAETQGQGLLDNKEETAAAKCTQPCLGESLSISDLECSLCIRMFFEPVTTPCGHTFCKECLERCLDHRPNCPLCKQSLREYLKAGRYSPTVLLQDILLATFPTQLAERRELHRAEMAELSNLTKNIPIFVCTMSFPGIPCPLHVFEPRYRLMIRRCQESGTRRFGMCIYENGKSFADYGCLLEIRQVELLADGRSLVDTIGRQRFRVLSRGHRDGYHTADIEYLEDKKRFCEHGDLTSRHILMQHGPLPEKEEDIQASADGPTWCWWLISILPLDPSYQLSLLSCTSLRARLSQLQRILTALLQQPPPRHLLPQGRV; this is encoded by the exons ATGAGCCGCCCCTCCAGCCGCGGCTCCTCTCCGCCCGCGGAGAGCCCGTCCGGGCCGCCGCTCGGGCTGGACCTGCTGCGCTGCCCCTGCTGCCGCCTGCTCCTCTGGGAGCCGGTGACCGCGTCCTGCGGTCACTCCTTCTGCAAGCCGTGCCTCGGCGGGTCCCGCTGCCCGCTGTGCCAGGAGCGGCTGGAGCTGCCGGGCATCGGGGCGGCGCGGTGCAGCGTGGTGCTGTGCGGGGTCCTGGAGCGGTGCGTGccgcggcagcggcggctggCCGCGCTGGCGGAGCGCGTCCGGGACCGCCTCGCCCGCGGGGACGCGCGGGAGGCGCTGCGGATGGCGCAGAGAGGGGTCGAGCTGG CCCTGGACTGCAGCTCCCTGCGGCTGTGCCGGGCAGaggccctggtggccctggggcaGTACCCACAGGCACTGCAGGACCTGGATGCTGTGtgcagggctgagcctggagagCACGAG GCCTTCTTCAGGAAAGGGAAGGTGCTTCTGGAGATGGGGCAGAGAGCTGAAGCCCTGCTGGCGTGGGAGCACTGCCTGACACTCAGTCCCCATTTCCAGCTGGCTCAGAGAGAGATGGAGAAG ATCATCATGGAAGCTGATGCTCCTCAGCCATGCATGGCTGCACACCTGGGTGATGCTCACCTGAGCTCAGCTGCTTCCCAGGCTGATGGAGGGAGCCCAGTGCTCCCATCTGCCACACAAGCTCAG GATCAGCAGGGAGAGCCTGCAGATGGCCGAGGGGGTGCTGGGTCTGAGCACAGGCAGGACACAGCCGTCCTttcccagccaggacaggagccaGAACCGGAGACTTCGGCAGAGACTCAGGGCCAGGGCTTGTTGG ATAACAAggaggaaacagcagcagcaaagtgtACCCAGCCATGCCTTGGAGAGTCACTGAGCATATCTGACTTGGAGTGCTCCCTCTGCATACG GATGTTCTTCGAGCCGGTGACGACGCCCTGTGGCCACACCTTCTGCAAGGAGTGCCTGGAACGCTGCCTGGACCACCGGCCCAACTGCCCCCTCTGCAAACAGAGCCTGAGAGAG TACCTGAAGGCTGGGAGGTACAGCcccacagtgctgctgcaggacatCCTGCTGGCCACCTTCCCCACACAGCTGGCTGAGCGCCGGGAGCTGCACCGGGCGGAGATGGCAGAGCTCTCCAA CCTGACCAAGAACATCCCCATCTTTGTGTGCACGATGTCCTTCCCTGGCATCCCCTGCCCTCTGCACGTCTTTGAGCCTCGCTACCGCCTGATGATCCGGCGGTGCCAGGAGAGCGGCACCAGGAGGTTTGGCATGTGCATATATGAGAACGGGAAAAG cttTGCTGACTACGGCTGCCTGCTGGAGATCCGTCAGGTGGAGCTGCTGGCCGACGGGAGGTCCCTGGTGGACACCATCGGCCGGCAGCGGTTCCGGGTGCTGAGCCGCGGGCACAGGGACGGCTACCACACCGCTGACATCGAGTACCTGGAGGACAAGAAg CGGTTCTGTGAGCACGGAGACCTCACCTCCAGGCACATTCTGATGCAGCATGGACCACTgccagagaaggaagaggaCATCCAG gcttcGGCAGACGGCCCGACGTGGTGCTGGTGGCTCATCTCCATCCTGCCCCTGGACCCGTCCTACCAGCTGAGCCTGTTGTCCTGCACGTCGCTGCGCGCCCGCCTGTCGCAGCTGCAGCGCATCCTCAcggccctgctgcagcagcccccgCCGCGCCACCTCCTGCCCCAGGGCCGCGTCTga